The Toxorhynchites rutilus septentrionalis strain SRP chromosome 3, ASM2978413v1, whole genome shotgun sequence genome includes a region encoding these proteins:
- the LOC129779264 gene encoding lysozyme 2-like gives MYHLILLLLSSAAFLAEGIYLSNLNSTCFRCICEASTGCSNRLQCEHGYCGPFSISRAYWIDAGKVVKEQDDSNRWGAYEDCANEYDCATNIITQYMEKYGKDCNNDGRVDCVDYAMLHINGGPTCHMSLHLEFSRKFDKCLHGNNRQAVPEATPKTPVSYVNRVSTAHFYSPGKF, from the exons ATGTATCATTTAATACTGTTATTGTTGTCGAGTGCTGCCTTCCTGGCGGAAGGAATTTACCTTTCCAACCTGAATTCTACGTGTTTTCGATGCATTTGTGAGGCTTCCACCGGTTGCAGTAACCGATTGCAGTGTGAACATGGG TATTGTGGACCATTTTCAATTTCCCGTGCCTATTGGATTGACGCTGGAAAGGTAGTCAAGGAGCAGGACGATTCGAATCGATGGGGAGCATATGAGGATTGTGCGAACGAGTATGATTGCGCCACCAACATTATCACTCAATACATGGAGAAGTACGGAAAGGACTGCAACAATGACGGCCGGGTGGATTGCGTGGATTACGCAATGCTGCACATCAATGGTGGTCCAACCTGTCATATGTCGCTGCATTTGGAGTTTAGTAGAAAATTCGATAAGTGTTTGCATGGGAACAATCGACAGGCGGTGCCAGAGGCTACACCTAAGACACCAGTCAGTTATGTGAATCGGGTTTCAACGGCACATTTTTATTCGCCGggcaaattttaa